The sequence CTTCAAAGAAATATATTGTTTTGTGATAAACTTCCTTAGAAATGCCTTCTCCGTAGTTAGGTTTAATTGCCTCAAGATACCAACCACAAAAATCATCCCAAATTAATTTATAAATTAAATGAAGGGCATCAGAAATTCTGAATTTCTCGAATTGATCGTTGATCTCAACAATCGTTTTATTTAATTTATTTTCAAACCATTCTATAGCCTGATTGTCGGTAGCAATAGCTGGTTTATCTTCATGATTCCACATGTTAATCAAACGGAAGGCATTCCAGATCTTCGTCATAAAGTTTCGCCCTTGAAGCATCAAATCTTCATCAAAAAGAAGGTCATTTCCTGCGGCAGAACTTAATAGAATCCCTACGCGAACTCCATCAGCACCATATTTATCCATCAGTTCAAGCGGATCCGGGGAGTTTCCTAAAGATTTTGACATCTTTCTTCTCTGCTTGTCTCTTACGATTCCTGTAAAGTAAACATTCTTAAACGGAACTTCTTTTCTATATTCCAATCCGGCCATAATCATTCTGGCTACCCAGAAGAAAATAATATCCGGTCCTGTAACCAGATCAGAAGTTGGGTAGTAATAATTGATGTCTTTATTTTCAGGATCAAGTAATCCATCAAATACAGACATTGGCCACAACCATGAAGAGAACCACGTATCCAATGCATCATCGTCTTGTCTAAGTCCCTCTATAGTCAATTCCTGATTTCCTGTCTTTTGTTTTGCTAATTCTAAAGCTTCTTCTTTGGTTTCAGCAACTACAAAATCATTTTCTCCGTCTCCATAATAAAATGCAGGAATCTGTTGTCCCCACCAAAGCTGACGGGAGATATTCCAGTCACGGATGTTCTCCATCCAGTACTTGTACGTATTTTTAAACTTATCCGGATAGAATTTTACTTCATCATCCATTACTACATCCAATGCCGGCTTAGCAATTTCAGACATTTTAAGGAACCATTGTACTGAAACTTTAGGTTCAATAACAGCCCCAGTTCTTTCGGATGTTCCTACTTTATTTACGTAATCTTCTGCTTTTAATAAAAGATCTTTTTCTTCTAATTCTTTTGCGATCTGCTTTCTTACATCAAATCTGTTTTGTCCTGCATAGTGTAGACCATGTTCGTTAAGATTTCCATCATCATCCAATGCATCAATCATTTTCAGCTGATGCTTTTGTCCGATCTCATAGTCATTAGTATCGTGAGCAGGAGTAATTTTTAAAGCTCCTGTTCCAAATTCGATATCAACATATTCATCCTCAATAATAGGAATGACTCTGTCAACGATAGGTACAATTACATTTTTACCTTTTAAATGAGCATATCTCTCATCATTTGGGTTGATACATACCGCGGTATCCCCGAAAATAGTTTCGGGACGTGTAGTAGCTACTGAAAGGAATTCTTCTGAACCTTCAATTTTATATTTAAGGAAATATAATTTTCCGTTCTGCTCTTTAAAAATTACCTCTTCATCTGAAATGTTGGTCTTCGCTTCAGGATCCCAGTTTACCATTCTGTACCCTCTGTAGATTAACCCTTTGTTATAAAGATCTACAAAACTTTTGATAACCTGTTGTGAAAGCTTATCCTCTAAAGTGAAACGGGTTCTATCCCAGTCACATGAGCATCCTAATTTTTTAAGCTGTTCAAGGATTGTTCCTCCATATTTATTGGTCCATTCCCAAGCGTGCTCAAGGAATTGTTCACGGGTAATATCAGACTTATTGATTCCTTCAGACTTCAGTTTAGCAACAACCTTAGCTTCGGTAGCAATGGAAGCGTGATCTGTTCCCGGAATCCAACAAGCATTAAACCCGCGCATTCTCGCACGGCGGACCAGAACATCTTGAATGGTATTGTTCAACATATGTCCCATGTGTAATATCCCCGTCACGTTTGGCGGTGGAATGACCACGGTATATGGTGGTTTTTCATTAGGTTCTGAGTGGAAATACTTGTTTTCCAACCAGTAATTGTACCATTTCTGTTCTGTTTCCTGTGGATTGTACTTTTCTGAAATCTGCATAAATTCTATTTCTTTGGCTTGCAATTTGCAAAAATAGTCTAAAGAAAAAAATTTTTAAGCATGAATTAAAATAATTTTTAACTTTGTTTCACAAAATTTATCTAACAAACATATTAACATTCAAGAATATGAAGAAATTAATCGCAGGAATTGCATTATTCGGAACATTTGCACTTGCATCTGCACAAACTATTACGTTTGATAAAACTACTTTCGACTATGGTAACATTAAGCCTAGTTCTGATGGTACAAGATTCTTTACCGTAACAAACACTGGTGATAAGCCTTTGATCATTTCAAACGTAAAACCATCTTGTGGATGTACAACTCCTGAATTTAGCCAGGATCCGATCATGCCAGGAAAATCTGCTAAGATCAAAGTTGGATACAACACAGCTCTTACAGGAGGATTCAACAAAATGATCGAGGTTTTCTCTAACGACCCTGCCAACAGCAGAAGTGTAATCTACATTAAAGGAAACGTAGATGCTAACGCTCCAGAAGCAAAAGTGCTAACTCCTGCTGAGCAGAAGGAAGCTGCTAAAGCTGAGAAAAAAGCTGCAAAAATAGCTAAAAAGGCTACCGCTAAGTAATTCTCTACTTAAAAATACAAAAACCGTCTCTATGGAGGCGGTTTTTTCATTATATTTATAATAACAGATGTTGAAAGAATTAGTATTCATATGGATAATAATTGTTTAACAACGACATCTTCTATTTTTAAATAATTTCTAACTCTCATAATTTACAAGTATATGGACACCAATTTCTCAGATGACTTTAAGGTAAATGGAAAATTTTCAATAAAAAAAGCCTCTACCTCTTACAAAGGGAAACTTACCAAAGAAGAAGGGACACAATTATTAATCCAGGAAAAAGAAAAACTTCGTGAACTACAGGAAAAGCTTTATGCTGATGGAAGCCAATCTCTTTTAGTTGTACTTCAGGCTATGGATGCTGCTGGAAAAGATAGCATGATAGAGCATGTTTTTGGAGGAGTAAACCCTCAGGGTTGTAATGTCACCAGCTTTAAAACTCCAAGCTCAAAAGAATATTCCCACGATTTTCTATGGAGGCATTATCTGGCATTGCCTCAGAAAGGAATGATCGGAATCTTCAATCGTTCTCATTATGAAAGTGTTTTAGTTTGTAAAGTTCACCCTGAATATAACTTAAGTGAAAAAACATGGTCTTCTGTAAAAGATTTTGACAATAAATTCTGGGAAAACCGCTATGAAAGCATCCGTAATTTCGAAAAACATCTTGCTCAAAACGGAACCACTATCATCAAAATATTCCTGAATGTTTCGAAGGATGAACAAAAGAAAAGATTACTAGACAGAATCAATGAGCAGGAAAAAAACTGGAAATTTTCGGCAGGAGATCTTCCTGAAAGGGCCCTATTTGACCAATACATGGAGGTTTACGAAACAGCAATCAACGAAACATCAAAGGATCATGCCCCGTGGTATGTACTTCCTGCGGATAATAAATGGTTTGCAAGAACAGCAGCTATTCAGATTATTATAGACACGCTGGAAAAAATGAACCTTAAATATCCCCAGCTTTCGGAAAAAGACAGATTGGGCTTACAGGAAGCAAAAAAACAATTGGAAAGTGAATAAAAAAATCCTCAGATGAATACATCTGAGGATTTTTTATGCTGATAAATTATAGCTTATAATCATCAAAAAATCACGAGAAAATCTATAAGCCGGATTTTGTACTTCCGAAGAAGCGCCTGTTATTTATCTACGCTTTACATTGCTGCAAAACTTGAGCTGATTACCCCTCGGTTTTCAGGACGAGCCGCCCCTATTTCCATTGCTGAAAAGAACCGATATACTTACCATTGCACCGCAAAGAGTTTACCTGGTTTCACTACAGCCGAACTGTACTTGCTTTCTGTTGCACTTGTCCTACCCTCACGGGTGACGGATGTTATCCGCTTTGCTGCTCTATGGTGTCCGGACTTTCCTACCTCCCGTAAACGGG is a genomic window of Chryseobacterium nakagawai containing:
- a CDS encoding DUF1573 domain-containing protein codes for the protein MKKLIAGIALFGTFALASAQTITFDKTTFDYGNIKPSSDGTRFFTVTNTGDKPLIISNVKPSCGCTTPEFSQDPIMPGKSAKIKVGYNTALTGGFNKMIEVFSNDPANSRSVIYIKGNVDANAPEAKVLTPAEQKEAAKAEKKAAKIAKKATAK
- a CDS encoding polyphosphate kinase 2 family protein: MDTNFSDDFKVNGKFSIKKASTSYKGKLTKEEGTQLLIQEKEKLRELQEKLYADGSQSLLVVLQAMDAAGKDSMIEHVFGGVNPQGCNVTSFKTPSSKEYSHDFLWRHYLALPQKGMIGIFNRSHYESVLVCKVHPEYNLSEKTWSSVKDFDNKFWENRYESIRNFEKHLAQNGTTIIKIFLNVSKDEQKKRLLDRINEQEKNWKFSAGDLPERALFDQYMEVYETAINETSKDHAPWYVLPADNKWFARTAAIQIIIDTLEKMNLKYPQLSEKDRLGLQEAKKQLESE
- a CDS encoding valine--tRNA ligase, giving the protein MQISEKYNPQETEQKWYNYWLENKYFHSEPNEKPPYTVVIPPPNVTGILHMGHMLNNTIQDVLVRRARMRGFNACWIPGTDHASIATEAKVVAKLKSEGINKSDITREQFLEHAWEWTNKYGGTILEQLKKLGCSCDWDRTRFTLEDKLSQQVIKSFVDLYNKGLIYRGYRMVNWDPEAKTNISDEEVIFKEQNGKLYFLKYKIEGSEEFLSVATTRPETIFGDTAVCINPNDERYAHLKGKNVIVPIVDRVIPIIEDEYVDIEFGTGALKITPAHDTNDYEIGQKHQLKMIDALDDDGNLNEHGLHYAGQNRFDVRKQIAKELEEKDLLLKAEDYVNKVGTSERTGAVIEPKVSVQWFLKMSEIAKPALDVVMDDEVKFYPDKFKNTYKYWMENIRDWNISRQLWWGQQIPAFYYGDGENDFVVAETKEEALELAKQKTGNQELTIEGLRQDDDALDTWFSSWLWPMSVFDGLLDPENKDINYYYPTSDLVTGPDIIFFWVARMIMAGLEYRKEVPFKNVYFTGIVRDKQRRKMSKSLGNSPDPLELMDKYGADGVRVGILLSSAAGNDLLFDEDLMLQGRNFMTKIWNAFRLINMWNHEDKPAIATDNQAIEWFENKLNKTIVEINDQFEKFRISDALHLIYKLIWDDFCGWYLEAIKPNYGEGISKEVYHKTIYFFEELMKLLHPFMPFLTEELWQTISERNIEEALVVAQQKEAGAFDEAIIKNFETAAELISGVRNYRQTKGISPREAAEIYTNAAEFANEAVVRKLANVSEIHFGTKTDKPSFTFLVGATEVSIPLSENLDLGEEKVKTEEELKYLKGFLISVDKKLSNEKFVANAKPEIVEVERKKQKDALDKIAILEEKLKTL